One genomic window of Cricetulus griseus strain 17A/GY chromosome 3, alternate assembly CriGri-PICRH-1.0, whole genome shotgun sequence includes the following:
- the Ccdc7 gene encoding coiled-coil domain-containing protein 7: MKRAKQLPSVSKKLANVPELPYKKGLLNSPPKSKEKHNAKAQHDKIEPMVLRSPPTGESIVRYALPIPSSKTKDLITEDEVVKRIAKHLKMVVAALENTYGTVNEDGERTGLKRKEESSTLSVGDDMNSFLLCCSQFASQLEEAVKEERNILESLFMWFQQQVNQMEEISRDQSNFEEDLPSDDKTVDLNISQIANLVHKFEELKNRLKEQRGSLGTKHMDKDIVSETMKSFEAIEKQIEEFIKSHPEFESQFVSEVESGTPYSLTDRMSIMIKIFENQTTMLERALNDQSIIETKYKQMETDFQVLLLEKTLLESEIQKMKVPEKAKPTGKDERTKKPPRPERKKESER; this comes from the exons aTGAAGCGGGCAAAGCAGCTACCAAGCGTTAGTAAGAAACTGGCAAATGTTCCAGAATTACCTTATAAAAAGGGACTACTTAATTCACCAcctaagtcaaaagaaaaacataatgcCAAGGCACAGCATGATAAAATCGAACCAATGGTCTTAAGGTCTCCACCCACAGGAGAATCAATTGTGCGGTATGCCTTGCCAATACCATCTAGTAAGACAAAGGATTTAATAACAGAAGATGAAGTGGTCAAGAGGATTGCTAAACACCTGAAGATG gTGGTTGCTGCTTTGGAAAACACATATGGAACTGTCaatgaagatggagaaagaacagGACTGAAACGTAAAGAGGAAAGCTCAACTTTATCT gttggTGATGATATGAATTCATTTTTGTTGTGCTGCTCACAATTCGCTTCCCAGCTGGAGGAAGCAGTTAAGGAAGAACGGAAC ATTTTGGAGTCTCTTTTCATG TGGTTTCAGCAACAAGTCAACCAAATGGAGGAG ATAAGTAGAGACCAAAGCAATTTTGAAGAAGATCTTCCATCAGACGATAAAACAGTTGATTTAAACATTTCACAAATAGCAAATCTGGTACATAAATTTGAAGAGCTAAAAAACCGCCTGAAAGAGCAAAGGGGATCCCTGGGGACCAAACACAT GGATAAAGATATTGTGTCAGAAACAATGAAAAGTTTTGAAGCTATAGAGAAGCAAATTGAag AATTCATAAAATCCCACCCAGAGTTTGAATCTCAATTTGTGTCTGAAGTTGAATCAG GCACTCCTTATTCATTGACTGATCGGATGAGtattatgattaaaatatttgaaaatcagaCAACTATGTTAGAGAG AGCTTTAAATGATCAGAGTATAATTGAGACT AAATATAAACAGATGGAAACTGATTTTCAAGTATTATTATTGGAGAAAACCTTACTGGAAAGTGAAATACAGAAGATGAAAGTTCCAGAG